One window from the genome of Maridesulfovibrio ferrireducens encodes:
- a CDS encoding MATE family efflux transporter — translation MSSLWTRPFGYRDVLKISLPLAVSMASTTLMQITDRIFLGRYSVEAIAAALPAGILAFLFISFFMGVASYINVFIAQYTGAVRPDKVATSLWQGIYFSLGAWVILILVGHFLTPLLVLGGHPPDVTELETQYFRILMFGAGLPVLDTALSSFYSGRGLTRTVMLVNMTGALVNIPLDYALINGFWFFPEMGIQGAGIATVAAGAVIVGLYCPLIFNSKNEKQYGIISNFKFAPDLFIRFIKYGLSNGTQFFLDIFAVTFFVYMVGRLGTTILAASNIALSIDGISFFPAYGISVGVSTLVGQAIGQGRPDYAKRATVCAFHITCVWMLFMGFIYVTIPDVLISMFRPHDISDVQFFEVLEHGRIFLLFMVVYIFFDGLALVYSGALKGAGDVVYVMKAVGVFCVTLMVIPCYLGVEVFKFGPNFLWAIFTAYVLVLSFVFYFRFKGGKWESMKVIE, via the coding sequence ATGTCTTCTCTTTGGACCAGACCTTTCGGCTACCGGGATGTTTTAAAAATAAGCCTGCCTCTTGCTGTAAGTATGGCTTCGACCACTCTTATGCAGATCACTGACAGGATCTTTCTGGGAAGATATTCGGTTGAAGCTATTGCCGCCGCGCTTCCAGCTGGAATCCTTGCGTTTTTATTTATATCCTTTTTTATGGGCGTTGCCAGCTACATCAATGTTTTTATCGCTCAGTATACCGGTGCCGTAAGACCTGACAAAGTCGCAACGAGTCTCTGGCAGGGTATATATTTTTCACTTGGCGCTTGGGTTATTTTAATTCTGGTAGGTCATTTTTTGACCCCTTTGCTTGTTCTTGGCGGTCATCCACCGGATGTTACTGAACTTGAAACTCAGTATTTTAGAATTTTGATGTTTGGAGCCGGTTTGCCTGTGCTTGATACTGCTCTTTCAAGCTTTTATTCAGGTCGTGGTTTGACTCGAACCGTTATGCTCGTAAATATGACGGGTGCTTTGGTTAATATACCGCTCGACTATGCACTTATTAATGGTTTCTGGTTTTTCCCGGAAATGGGTATCCAAGGGGCCGGAATAGCTACCGTTGCAGCCGGGGCCGTAATTGTAGGACTTTATTGTCCACTTATCTTTAATAGTAAGAATGAAAAGCAATATGGAATTATAAGCAATTTCAAATTTGCACCAGATCTTTTCATCCGGTTTATCAAGTATGGCCTGTCAAATGGTACACAATTTTTTCTGGATATTTTTGCAGTAACTTTTTTTGTCTATATGGTGGGCAGGCTGGGAACAACTATCCTTGCAGCTAGTAATATAGCGCTTTCGATTGACGGGATTTCTTTTTTTCCGGCGTATGGGATTTCCGTCGGGGTAAGCACCTTAGTTGGTCAGGCAATCGGGCAGGGGCGTCCGGATTATGCTAAAAGGGCGACGGTCTGTGCGTTTCATATTACATGTGTCTGGATGCTCTTTATGGGGTTTATTTACGTCACGATTCCAGATGTATTGATAAGTATGTTTCGCCCGCATGATATAAGTGATGTTCAGTTTTTCGAAGTTCTCGAACATGGTAGAATATTCTTGCTGTTTATGGTCGTTTATATCTTTTTTGATGGACTTGCGCTCGTCTACTCCGGCGCGCTTAAGGGGGCGGGTGATGTTGTTTATGTTATGAAAGCTGTCGGGGTTTTCTGTGTAACGCTGATGGTTATTCCGTGTTATCTCGGCGTGGAAGTATTTAAGTTCGGCCCGAATTTTCTCTGGGCAATTTTTACAGCCTATGTGCTCGTGCTCAGTTTTGTTTTTTATTTCCGTTTCAAGGGTGGAAAGTGGGAAAGTATGAAAG